In Vanessa tameamea isolate UH-Manoa-2023 chromosome 25, ilVanTame1 primary haplotype, whole genome shotgun sequence, a single window of DNA contains:
- the LOC113401808 gene encoding trypsin V-A-like: MAAILKKSKFISAGALIDESWVLTGADSLFLIRESSRMIRVRLGSVNYRKGGFVTAIKFFVIHPHFDDSKPLFDVALIKLPNPVKLTPNINPIRLQKKPRNVAATHFIVTSWPIMMNRNQTTIHRDPIHLNKHRILTVSHLHPTDPEQCMEELDMLVPDHNNTRAIMCLDPFIGSDPCQREIGAPVVLNGILWGIISSWKSEDCDVEGGPSFVTLVSAVDVSTWIHSTMHAKKWNKKHVIIDYEDNYI; the protein is encoded by the exons atGGCTgctatattgaaaaaatctaaattcatCAGTGCCGGTGCTTTGATCGATGAAAGCTGGGTTCTGACGGGTGCTGACTCACTATTCCT aataaGAGAATCTTCTAGAATGATTCGGGTGCGACTTGGCAGCGTTAATTACAGAAAAGGAGGATTTGTGACTGCTATTAAATTCTTCGTAATTCATCCACATTTTGATGACAGCAAGCCATTGTTCGACGTAGCTCTCATAAAACTACCGAATCCAGTAAAATTGACTCCCAACATTAATCCTATCAGACTGCAGAAGAAGCCAAGAAATGTGGCTGCAACGCACTTCATTGTTACGTCATGGCCAATTATGATG AACCGGAATCAAACTACCATACACCGAGATCCAATACATCTAAACAAGCATCGGATTCTAACAGTGTCTCACTTACATCCGACGGACCCTGAGCAGTGTATGGAGGAACTAGATATGTTGGTACCCGACCATAATAACACGAGAGCCATAATGTGCTTGGACCCATTTATTGGAAGTGATCCTTGTCAG AGGGAAATTGGCGCGCCAGTTGTCTTAAACGGTATACTATGGGGAATCATATCTTCGTGGAAATCAGAAGACTGTGATGTGGAAGGTGGGCCGTCCTTTGTGACCCTGGTATCAGCTGTCGACGTCAGTACTTGGATACATTCAACTATGCATGCAAAGAAATGGAACAAGAAACATGTTATAATTGATTACGAAGACAATTACATTTGa